Genomic DNA from Leptotrichia wadei:
TATCAAATCATCAAATAATGCTGCTTATGCACTTGCTGAATATGTGGGAGGAGATGTACCGAGTTTTGTACATTCGATGAACGAAAAAGCAAAAAGTTATGGGTTAGATTCACTTAGATATTGTTCTCCAAATGGGTTGCCGCCTAGTTATACAGGTTCTTGCATGGATCAAGGAAATGCACGTGATTTGTATAAATTGGCTCAAATAACACTAAAAGATTATAGTGAATATTTAAATTTTTCAAAAAATAAAGTAGAATACATTGACAATGGAAATACAAAAGTGACTTCTACAAATACTCTTTTGGGAAATGTGCAAGGAGTAGATGGATTAAAGACAGGTTATCACGATGCCGCAGGTTCAAATATCGTATTGACTGCAAGTAGAGGTGATGATAGAATGATAGCTGTTATTTTAGGTTCAAATCATGCGAAGGATAGAAATGCAATTGGAGCAAGAGAAATAAATGATTACTATATAAATGGCTATGCAAAGAAAAATGGTGGAAATAGTTATGCTTATGCAGGTGATAATAGCAATAAGAATAGACGTAATTACAACAATAATCAAAATAGTAATAGAAATAGTAACAATAACGGCAATGAATTTAATAACAATAATGCTGAAAATAATAATGCTCAAAAGGGAAATAAAATAGAGCAATTCTTTAATTCAATTTTTGGTAAAAATAATAATAATAATTCAGCAAAGAAAATGAAAATTATAAGTAAAAATGATATAGTGGCAGTAGCAGAAATAGGTGAAAAAAAATATAACTTGTATCCTACAAAAGATGTGGAAATAACAGCGACTCAACGACCAAATTTGACTTATACGGTAAATTTAAATTCAGGAGTGAACAAAAATAGCAGGGGAAAAATTGTTGGAACTTATATTGCAACCGACGGAACGT
This window encodes:
- a CDS encoding D-alanyl-D-alanine carboxypeptidase family protein — translated: MRKKVKIGIKSKKMVLSMAFLAISAFSFADGENYHDYKALLIGDVNGNIIKEDNSLAVRPLASVTKIMTSILTLDKIKTGQISYDDKVTISSKAASVPYGVKLTAGKQYTVRDLLKATIIKSSNNAAYALAEYVGGDVPSFVHSMNEKAKSYGLDSLRYCSPNGLPPSYTGSCMDQGNARDLYKLAQITLKDYSEYLNFSKNKVEYIDNGNTKVTSTNTLLGNVQGVDGLKTGYHDAAGSNIVLTASRGDDRMIAVILGSNHAKDRNAIGAREINDYYINGYAKKNGGNSYAYAGDNSNKNRRNYNNNQNSNRNSNNNGNEFNNNNAENNNAQKGNKIEQFFNSIFGKNNNNNSAKKMKIISKNDIVAVAEIGEKKYNLYPTKDVEITATQRPNLTYTVNLNSGVNKNSRGKIVGTYIATDGTLTYSGELIMK